A genomic segment from Candidatus Latescibacter sp. encodes:
- a CDS encoding ATP-binding protein: protein MTDKKINAMPTKELFIDMLTRDIPLIPAIIDLVDNCADGARKMEGDGSYNNLWARLEISPEEFRIVDNCGGISVEIARKYAFRFGRASDMPLVKHSIGEFGVGMKRAIFKLGSKFKVESLTETSRFVVEEDVRNWASKPKWEYEFSIIEEDIEVKEDKRGTTITVTNLHEDVSHSFGLENFKTELANEMKARLQDPISKGLAVTLNGIPVDAEPLELLGDDQLAPAFKELQYGDSPENRVKVKLYCGLGKMRDPALAGWHVFCNGRLILEADKTYITGWGDKSNGISIPGFHMQFNHLRGYAYFDSDDPGRLPWNTTKTGLNTDSSVYRATKLEMMRLMRPVVDFLNKLKDEKADREDEDGEKGPLEQLIERSKTMDVADVQTRDIFKQPTIMANQTKVGPKMQRIQYDVPLDKVIRVKKALKAHSFKQVGEKTFDYFYNAEVDE from the coding sequence ACATTCCGCTCATTCCGGCGATCATAGATTTGGTGGACAACTGTGCCGATGGGGCAAGAAAAATGGAGGGTGACGGCTCGTACAATAACCTTTGGGCACGCTTGGAAATATCACCAGAGGAATTCCGCATCGTGGACAATTGCGGCGGCATATCCGTTGAAATCGCTCGAAAGTACGCTTTCCGTTTCGGAAGGGCTTCGGACATGCCACTGGTGAAGCATTCGATCGGAGAATTCGGCGTTGGGATGAAGCGTGCCATTTTTAAGCTGGGCAGCAAGTTCAAAGTCGAATCGCTCACGGAGACAAGTCGATTCGTTGTTGAGGAGGATGTAAGAAATTGGGCAAGTAAACCCAAATGGGAATATGAATTCTCCATCATAGAGGAGGATATCGAGGTAAAAGAGGACAAACGCGGAACGACTATAACGGTTACCAATCTACACGAAGATGTGTCTCATTCGTTCGGTTTGGAAAACTTCAAAACGGAACTCGCGAACGAAATGAAGGCAAGACTTCAAGACCCAATATCGAAGGGCCTTGCCGTAACTCTGAACGGAATTCCCGTCGACGCTGAGCCATTGGAACTGTTGGGAGACGATCAACTGGCCCCCGCGTTCAAAGAGCTGCAATACGGGGATTCCCCCGAGAATCGGGTCAAAGTGAAACTATATTGTGGACTTGGCAAAATGCGAGATCCAGCTCTGGCAGGTTGGCACGTCTTCTGCAACGGCAGGCTGATTCTCGAAGCCGACAAGACGTATATTACAGGCTGGGGCGATAAGTCGAATGGGATATCGATTCCGGGATTCCACATGCAGTTCAATCACCTGCGAGGATACGCATACTTCGATTCGGACGATCCCGGCAGATTGCCGTGGAATACTACCAAGACAGGCCTGAACACGGATTCTTCCGTTTATCGGGCGACCAAACTAGAAATGATGCGCTTGATGCGTCCCGTCGTGGACTTCCTTAACAAACTCAAAGACGAGAAGGCCGATAGGGAAGATGAAGATGGGGAAAAAGGTCCTTTGGAGCAACTCATAGAGCGATCAAAAACGATGGATGTTGCGGATGTCCAGACACGCGATATATTTAAGCAACCTACCATAATGGCCAATCAAACAAAGGTCGGTCCCAAGATGCAGCGTATCCAGTACGATGTGCCACTCGACAAGGTGATTCGGGTCAAGAAGGCGCTCAAGGCTCACTCCTTCAAGCAAGTGGGCGAAAAAACCTTCGATTATTTCTACAATGCGGAGGTCGACGAGTGA